In the genome of uncultured Celeribacter sp., the window CGTGGTGGGCCCGCTGATCCACCCGGAACATGAGACCAAGGTTCTGTCCTACTTCGACAAAGCCAAAGCCTCCGGTGCCGCCATCGCCGCAGGTGGCGAGAAAGTGGGCGAAGAGGCGCTGAAACTCGCCAATGACGTGGAATACGGTCTGGCCGCCTACCTGTGGACCAACGACCTGAACCGCGCCATGTACATGACCGACAACATTGACGCCGGCATGATGTGGGTGAACTCGGAAAACGTTCGTCACCTGCCCTCGCCCTTCGGTGGCGTCAAAGCCTCCGGCATCGGCCGCGACGGTGGCGACGGGTCGTTCGATTTCGACATGGAAACGGTCAGCGTGTCCTTCCCGCGTCAGTATCACAAGGTGCCGAAACTCGGCGGCTGACCCGCTTCATGATCTTCGGAAAGGTGGCGTAGATCACCTCTCCCGCAAACGACAATCGCACAAGAAAAAGAGAGCAAGAGACATGCCCATCCCGGCCCCAAATCTCTATCTCCCGTTCAACATCATCCGCCTGAGCCACATTGTGTTCGGTGTGAAAGACGTTGCCACGTCCCGTAAATTCTACGTCGACATCCCAAGACTTTCTCCTCCACCACCACCTTTGCCATGGCCGCTGCGGGGGCGGTCACGATGTTCCTGGGCAACCTCATCGCGCTCATGTGCGCCGCCGGTCTCCACATCGTTTTCACGACCAAGCAATTCTCCAACGGCGCAGAGGGCTTCTGGGGCGTGGACGCGACCTTTGCCGCCGATATGCGTCGGCCTCTCGTGGCCCAAAGCAACGCCGCCTATCTGCGCTATACGATGGTTTGGCTGGTGATTGGTTCGTGCTGAGTGAGCTGCACCGCCGTATGGCACCGGGCCGAGCCAGCGAAAGCGTCATGCTCTTTGCCCTCGTCATCGTCGGTGCTGCGCGATCCGGCGGTTCAGGCGGCCTATCTCGGCATCGAAGTGGAGGAAGTGCATGCTTGAGCTTTCTGGTGTGACCATCGAAAAAGACGGCGTCAAAGCGTTTGTAAAGACGTCTCGCTCACCGTCGAACCCGGCAAGGTGACCGCGTTTTTGGGCGCGAACGGTGCAGGGAAATCCGAGTTGGTGCTGAGCATCGCCGGGCTTTTGCCCGTCGCGGGTGGCGAGATAAGCGCCGATGGCAAACCGATCACCGTGCAGGCCCCGAACCTCATCCACGCCGCCGCGTCGCTTTTGTCTTTGGCGGAGACCAAAGAGGCGCTCAATCGTGTCTGTGCGCCCTTCCCCGAGTTGGCCGAACGCAAAGGCCAGATCGCGGGACCATGTCGGGCGGCCAGCAACAGATGCTCGCCATCGGCCACGCCCTCATGGCGCGGCCCCGATACGTATTGATCGACGAGATGTCGCTGGGCCTCGCGCCTTTGATCGTCAAACGTCTGGTCTGCGTGGTTTCGGAACTGGCGGCCTCGGGCGTCGGTGTGTTGCTGGTGGAGCAATGCGTCGACGTGGCGCTGCAACTGGCCTCTGACATTGTTGTGCTGCGCAAAGGTCAGGTGCGTCTGGCCAGCACGGCGGAGGCGGTTGCCGAAAATCGTGAGCTGATCACAGAAGCCTATTTCTAGGCTCGTCATATTATAAGTCTATAAAAACAAAGAGATCGCCCATCGTCAGGATGGGCGATCTTTTTTCGAAATCATCGCAAAAATGCGAAAGCCTAGGGCGTCAAAATTCGACGACAGCGCGGATGGATTTGCCCTCATGCATGAGATCGAAGCCGTGGTTGATCTCTTCGAGCTTGAGTTTATGCGTGATCATCGGGTCGATCTCGATCTTGCCGTCCATGTACCAATCGACGAATTTCGGCACATCGGTGCGGCCTTTGGCGCCCCCGAATGCCGTGCCTTTCCAAACGCGGCCGGTCACCAGTTGGAACGGACGGGTGGAGATCTCGGCGCCGGCAGGGGCCACACCGATGATCACGGACACGCCCCAACCCCGGTGCGAACATTCCAGAGCATCGCGCATGACTTTGACGTTGCCGGTCGCATCGAAGGAATAGTCCACGCCACCGATCTGATCCGCGCCGCGTTTCGTCAGGTTCACGATCTCTTCGACCACGGTGCCTTCGATTTTCGACGGGTTGACGAAATGCGTCATGCCGAATTTGCGGGCCATTTCCGCTTTGTCGTCGTTCAGATCGACGCCAATGATCATGTCCGCGCCCGCCATGCGCAGGCCCTGGATCACGTTCAAACCGATGCCGCCCAGACCGAACACCGCGGCGGTCGAGCCGATCTCGA includes:
- a CDS encoding S-(hydroxymethyl)glutathione dehydrogenase/class III alcohol dehydrogenase; the protein is MRTTAAVALEAGKPLEIMEVNLEGPKAGEVLIEVKATGLCHTDEFTRSGADPEGLFPCILGHEGAGVVLEVGEGVTTLKPGDHVIPLYTPECRECPSCLSGKTNLCTAIRNTQGQGLMPDGTTRFSMLDGTPIYHYMGCSTFANHTVMPEIALAKVRDDAPFDKICYIGCGVTTGIGAVINTAGVEIGSTAAVFGLGGIGLNVIQGLRMAGADMIIGVDLNDDKAEMARKFGMTHFVNPSKIEGTVVEEIVNLTKRGADQIGGVDYSFDATGNVKVMRDALECSHRGWGVSVIIGVAPAGAEISTRPFQLVTGRVWKGTAFGGAKGRTDVPKFVDWYMDGKIEIDPMITHKLKLEEINHGFDLMHEGKSIRAVVEF